The sequence GATTCATCAATAATTTTAGGTTTTATTCCTTTTTTTAAAAAAAAATTAATGCAAGATATTCCTGTTAAACCCATTCCTAAAATTAATATTTTTTTACCAAAATAATTATATGACATCAACATACCTTTAAAGAAATGAGACTTATGAGTAACAATATTAGTGACACAATCCAAAATCTTACGATAATCAAAGGTTCTAATATTCCTTTGACTTCATAATGGTGGTGAACTGGTGCCATTTGAAAAATTCTTTTTTTTCTTATTTTAAACGATATAATTTGTAATATCACAGATATTGTTTCAAAAACAAAAATACCACCCATGATAATTAGTAGTAATTCTTGATGTAATAATATTGCTATAGCTCCTAAAGAACCACCTAATGCTAGTGATCCAACATCTCCCATGAACACTTTTGCTGGATAGCTATTAAACCATAAAAAACCTAATCCTGAACCAACAATTGCCATACATAATATAGCTAGTTCTGTTGAATTTTTTACATATTGAACATGTAGATAATGTGAGATATTTATATTGTCGCTAAATAAAGATATTAATGTCAAACCACAAGTTAAAAAAATAACTGGCATAATAGCTAAACCATCTAATCCATCTGTTAGATTAACTGCATTACTAGTGCCAACTAGTACAAAATAAGAAAGAAATATATATAAATAGTTTATTTCAAAATCATTCTTTATACAAAAGGGAATTATTAATTCAGTAGAAATAATATCTTTATTGTTTATCTTAATCATACAGATGAATATGAAAGCAATAATAGATAAAAAAAAATATTTCCATTTTAGTTTTAATCCTTGACTATTTTTATACTTTATTTTTTTATAATCATCTATAAAACCTATTAAGCCATATCCTATTAAAATACTTATGACGTACCAAATATAAATATTGGATAAATTACAGTATAGTATTGTCGAAAACAATATAGAAAAAATTATAAAAATTCCACCCATGGTAGGTGTGTTTTTTTTTGAATAATGTGTTTTTGGCCCATTATTTCGTATAATTTGATATGTTTGTAATTTTTTAAAGTAATATATAAAATATGGCCCAATATATAGATTGATAAAAAAAGAAGTTAATAAGCTAAATATTGCACGATATGGAATATAAGAAAGAATAT is a genomic window of Buchnera aphidicola str. APS (Acyrthosiphon pisum) containing:
- the mraY gene encoding phospho-N-acetylmuramoyl-pentapeptide-transferase, translating into MLIFFNKYLHINLNILSYIPYRAIFSLLTSFFINLYIGPYFIYYFKKLQTYQIIRNNGPKTHYSKKNTPTMGGIFIIFSILFSTILYCNLSNIYIWYVISILIGYGLIGFIDDYKKIKYKNSQGLKLKWKYFFLSIIAFIFICMIKINNKDIISTELIIPFCIKNDFEINYLYIFLSYFVLVGTSNAVNLTDGLDGLAIMPVIFLTCGLTLISLFSDNINISHYLHVQYVKNSTELAILCMAIVGSGLGFLWFNSYPAKVFMGDVGSLALGGSLGAIAILLHQELLLIIMGGIFVFETISVILQIISFKIRKKRIFQMAPVHHHYEVKGILEPLIIVRFWIVSLILLLISLISLKVC